From Microbacterium rhizosphaerae:
TGAGCTTCACGAACCCCTACCTCGAGCCGGAGAAGTACTCGATCGAGGAGTGCAAGGAGCGCGGCAAGACGTACGCCGCGCCGCTGTACGTCGAGGCCGAGTTCATGAACCACCAGACCGGTGAGATCAAGACCCAGACGGTCTTCATGGGCGACTTCCCGCTGCAGACCGAGAAGGGCACGTTCATCATCAACGGCACCGAGCGTGTCGTGGTGTCGCAGCTCGTGCGCTCGCCCGGTGTCTACTTCGACCGCGTGGCCGACAAGACGTCCGACAAGGACATCATCTCCGCCCGCGTCATCCCGAGCCGCGGCGCGTGGCTCGAGTTCGAGATCGACAAGCGCGACCAGGTCGGCGTGCGCATCGACCGCAAGCGCAAGCAGTCGGTCACCGTCTTCCTCAAGGCCCTGGGCCTGACGACCGAGGACATCCGTGCGGAGTTCGCCGGCTTCGACTCGATCGAGGAGACGCTCGCCAAGGACACGATCCTCACCAAGGAGGACGCCCTCCGCGACATCTACCGCAAGCTGCGTCCGGGCGAGCAGGTGGCCGCCGAGGCCGCCCGCGCGCTGCTCGACAACTTCTACTTCAACTCGAAGCGCTACGACCTCGCCAAGGTCGGCCGGTACAAGATCAACCAGAAGCTCGGCCTCGACAAGCCGCTGAGCGACTCTGTGCTCACGGTCGAGGACATCGTGGCGACGATCAAGTACCTCGTCCGACTGCACCGGGGCGACACGTCGTACGACGGCATCCGCAGCGGCAAGCCCGCCGAGATCCGCCTGGACATCGACGACATCGACAACTTCGGCAACCGTCGCATCCGCGCCGTCGGCGAGCTCATCCAGAACCAGGTCCGCACGGGCCTGTCGCGCATGGAGCGCGTCGTCCGCGAGCGCATGACGACGCAGGACATCGAGGCGATCACGCCGCAGACCCTGATCAACGTGCGCCCCGTCGTGGCCGCGATCAAGGAGTTCTTCGGCACGTCGCAGCTGTCGCAGTTCATGGACCAGAACAACCCGCTCGCGGGTCTGACCCACAAGCGCCGCCTGTCGGCCCTGGGCCCCGGCGGTCTGTCGCGTGAGCGCGCCGGCGTCGAGGTCCGCGACGTCCACCCGTCGCACTACGGCCGCATGTGCCCGATCGAGACGCCGGAAGGCCCGAACATCGGTCTGATCGGCTCGCTCGCGTCGTTCGCCCGCATCAACGCGTTCGGCTTCATCGAGACGCCGTACCGCCGTGTCGTCGACGGTCACGTCACCGACCACATCGACTACCTCACCGCGTCCGAGGAGAACGACTACATCGTCGCCCAGGCCGGTGCGGAGCTCGACAAGAGCGGCAAGTTCGTCACCGACCGCGTCCTCGCCCGTCGCGGAAACGGCGGCGAGGTCGACCTCTTCCACTCGGAGGAGATCGGCTACATGGACGTCTCGCCGCGCCAGATGGTGTCGGTCGCGACCTCGCTCATCCCGTTCCTCGAGCACGACGACGCGAACCGCGCCCTCATGGGTGCGAACATGCAGCGCCAGGCCGTGCCGCTGCTGCGCTCCGAGTCGCCTGTCGTCGGCACCGGCATGGAGGGCTACGCAGCCATCGACGCCGGTGACGTCGTCACCGCGCAGAAGGCGGGCGTCGTGGCCGAGGTGTCGGCCGACAAGGTCACCATCCAGCTCGACGAGGGCGGCACGCAGGACTACTACCTGCGCAAGTTCGACCGTTCGAACCAGGGCACGAGCTACAACCAGCGCGTGATCGTCTCGGCCGGTGAGCGCATCGAGGTCGGCGAGGTCATCGCCGACGGCCCCGCGACGGAGAACGGCGAGCTCGCGCTCGGCAAGAACCTCCTCGTCGCGTTCATGACGTGGGAGGGGCACAACTTCGAGGACGCCATCATCCTCAGCCAGGACCTCGTGAAGGACGACGTGCTCTCGTCGATCCACATCGAGGAGTACGAGGTGGATGCGCGTGACACGAAGCTCGGCAAGGAGGAGATCACGCGTGATCTCCCCAACGTCAGCCCGGAGCTCCTGAAGGACCTCGACGAGCGCGGCATCGTCCGCATCGGCGCCGAGGTGCGTCCCGGCGACATCCTCGTCGGCAAGGTCACGCCGAAGGGCGAGACCGAGCTGTCGGCCGAGGAGCGGCTGCTGCGCGCGATCTTCAATGAGAAGAGCCGCGAGGTGCGCGACACGTCCCTCAAGGTGCCGCACGGCGAGCAGGGCACGATCATCGCGGTCAAGGAGTTCAACGCCGAGGACGGCGACGACGAGCTCGGCTCGGGCGTGAACCGCCGCGTCGTGGTCTACATCGCCCAGAAGCGCAAGATCACCGAGGGCGACAAGCTCGCCGGCCGCCACGGCAACAAGGGTGTCATCGCGAAGATCCTGCCGGTCGAGGACATGCCGTTCCTCGCCGACGGCACGCCGGTCGACGTCATCCTGAACCCGCTCGGCATCCCGGGCCGCATGAACTTCGGCCAGGTGCTCGAGACCCACCTCGGCTGGGTCGCGAAGCAGGGCTGGAAGGTCGAGGGTCAGCCGGAATGGGCGAAGGACCTGCCCGAGAGCGCCCGTGAGGCGGCTCCCGGCACGAAGGTCGCGACCCCGGTGTTCGACGGCGCGCGCGAGGAGGAGATCGCGGGTCTGCTCGACTCGACCAACCCCACGCGCGACGGTGAGCGCCTCATCGGTTCGAGCGGAAAGGCCCTGCTGTTCGACGGCCGCTCCGGCGACCCGTTCCCGGCTCCGGTCTCGGTCGGCTACATGTACATCCTGAAGCTGCACCACCTCGTCGACGACAAGATCCACGCCCGGTCGACCGGCCCCTACTCGATGATCACCCAGCAGCCGCTCGGCGGTAAGGCCCAGTTCGGCGGCCAGCGCTTCGGTGAGATGGAGGTGTGGGCCCTTGAGGCCTACGGTGCGGCGTACGCGCTCCAGGAGCTCCTCACGATCAAGTCCGACGACATCCTCGGCCGCGTCAAGGTGTACGAGGCCATCGTCAAGGGCGAGAACATCCAGGAGCCCGGCATCCCCGAGTCGTTCAAGGTGCTCATGAAGGAGATGCAGTCGCTCTGCCTGAACGTCGAGGTCCTCGGCGCGGACGGCACGGCGGTCAATCTCCGCGACACGGATGACGACGCCTTCCGCGCGGCGGAGGAGCTCGGCATCAACATCTCCACCCGGTTCGAGTCGTCGTCGATCGACGAGATCTGACCTCGACCTCAACCCCGAATTCGAACTGAATTTTCGACACAGGAGAACTGAGAACTAGTGCTCGAGTCAACCACTTTCGATGAGCTTCGCATCGGTCTCGCCACTGCCGACGACATCCGTCGCTGGTCCTACGGCGAGGTCAAGAAGCCCGAGACCATCAACTACCGCACGCTCAAGCCCGAGAAGGACGGCCTCTTCGGCGAGCAGATCTTCGGCCCCTCCCGCGACTGGGAGTGCGCATGCGGCAAGTACAAGCGCGTCCGCTTCAAGGGCATCGTCTGCGAGCGCTGCGGCGTGGAGGTCACCAAGTCCTCCGTCCGCCGCGAGCGGATGGGCCACATCGAGCTCGCCGCGCCCGTGACGCACATCTGGTACTTCAAGGGCGTGCCCTCGCGCCTCGGGTACCTGCTCGACATGGCGCCGAAGGACCTCGAGAAGGTCATCTACTTCGCCGCGTACATGGTCATCTCCGTCGACGACGAGGCGCGCCACCGCGACCTCCCGACGCAGGAGAACAACATCCGCCTCGAGCTGAAGACGCTCGGCGACCGTCGCGATGCCCGCATCGCGACCCGCCTGGCCAAGCTGGAGGAGGAGCTCGCCGCCCTCGAGGCGGAGGGCGCCAAGGCCGACCAGAAGAAGAAGGTCAAGGACGCCGCCGAGAAGGAGATGGCCGGCATCCGCAAGAGCGCGGACGAGCAGATCGCCAAGCTCGAGCGCGTGTGGGAGGACTTCCGCACGCTCGAGGTCGGCGCCCTGAAGCCCGAGGACGACGTGTTCCACGAGCTGCAGGACCGCTTCGGCCAGTACTTCGAGGCGTACATGGGCGCCGAGTCCATCAAGCGCCGCCTCGAGGCGTTCGACCTGGCCGCCGAGGCCGAGAACCTGCACCTGCAGATCTCGGAGGGCAAGGGCCAGCGCAAGATCCGTGCGATCAAGCGCCTGAAGGTCGTCAACTCGTTCCTGTCGACGGGCATGAGCCCCGCGGCGATGGTGCTCGACGTGGTGCCGGTGATCCCGCCGGAGCTGCGCCCGATGGTCCAGCTGGACGGCGGCCGCTTCGCGACCTCCGACCTCAACGACCTGTACCGCCGCGTGATCAACCGCAACAACCGCCTGCGTCGTCTGATCGACCTCGGTGCCCCCGAGATCATCGTCAACAACGAGAAGCGGATGCTGCAGGAGGCCGTCGACGCCCTGTTCGACAACGGCCGCCGCGGCCGTCCGGTCACCGGTACCGGCAACCGCGCGCTGAAGTCGCTGTCCGACATGCTCAAGGGCAAGCAGGGCCGCTTCCGTCAGAACCTGCTCGGCAAGCGCGTCGACTACTCGGGCCGTTCGGTCATCATCGTCGGTCCGCAGCTGAAGCTGCACCAGTGCGGTCTGCCCAAGCAGATGGCGCTGGAGCTCTTCAAGCCGTTCGTGATCAAGCGCCTGATCGACCTCGGTCACTCGCAGAACATCAAGGCGGCCAAGCGCGCGGTCGAGCGCACGCGTCCCGAGGTCTGGGACGTGCTCGAGGAGATCATCCGCGAGCGCCCCGTGCTGCTGAACCGTGCGCCCACGCTGCACCGTCTCGGCATCCAGGCGTTCGAGCCCCAGCTCGTCGAGGGCAAGGCCATCCAGCTGCACCCGCTCGTCTGCGCCGCCTTCAACGCGGACTTCGACGGCGACCAGATGGCTGTGCACCTGCCGCTGTCCGTCGAGGCCCAGGCCGAGGCGCGCATCCTGATGCTGGCGTCGAACAACATCCTCAAGCCGTCGGACGGCCGTCCGGTCACCCTGCCCTCGCAGGACATGATCATCGGTCTGCACCACCTGACCACGGTCAAGGCGGGCGCCGCCGGCGAGGGGCGCGTGTTCGGCTCGGTGGGCGAGGCGATCCTGGCGAAGGACGAGGGCACCCTCGACCTGCAGGCCAAGGTCCGCATCCGCATCCCCGGTCTGTCCTTCCTCGAGGGCGAGGCCCCCGAGGGCTACGAGCGTCACGGGCTGGTGGATGCCTCGCTCGGCCAGGCGATCTTCAACGACACGCTCCCCAAGGGCTACCCGTTCGTTCGCGAGCAGGCCGACAAGGGCAAGCTGTCGCAGATCGTCAACAAGCTGGCCGAGGAGTACCCGAAGGTGGAGGTCGCGGCATCCCTCGACCGCATCAAGGACGCCGGCTTCCACTGGGCCACGCGCTCCGGTGTGACCGTGGCGCTGAGCGACATCCTGACGCCCCCCAACAAGGGCGAGATCGTCGCGGGCTACGAGAAGCAGGCTGCCAAGGTCCAGGCGCAGTACGAGAAGGGTCTCACGACCGACGCCGAGCGTCGCCAGGAGCTCATCAAGATCTGGACCGAGGCGACCGACGAGGTCCAGAAGGCGATGCGCGACAACTTCCCGGAGGACAACACCATCAACCGGATGGTGTCGTCGGGAGCGCGTGGTAACTGGCTGCAGATCCGGAACATCGCCGGTATGCGCGGTCTGGTGAACAACCCCAAGGGTGAGATCATCCCCCGTCCGATCATCTCCTCGTACCGCGAGGGCCTGTCGGTGGCGGAGTACTTCATCGCGACCCACGGTGCCCGCAAGGGTCTGGCCGACACGGCCCTGCGTACGGCCGACTCGGGCTACCTCACGCGTCGTCTCGTCGACGTCTCACAGGATGTCATCATCCGCGAGGAGGACTGCGGCACGAGCAAGGGTCTCGAGTTCACGATCGCGGCTCCGGGCCTGGACGGCGAGCTCGTCAAGGACGCGAACGTCGAGAACTCGGTGTTCGCGCGCACCCTGGCCGCCGAGGTCGTGGACGCGTCCGGCACCGTGCTCGCCGAGGCGGGACAGGACGTCGGCGACGTGCTGATCAACAAGCTGGTCGAGGCGGGTGTCGAGTCGATCAAGGTCCGCTCGGTGCTCACGTGCGAGTCGGCCGTCGGCGTCTGCGCGCAGTGCTACGGCCGCTCGCTCGCGACCGGCAAGGTCGTCGACATCGGCGAGGCGGTCGGCATCATCGCGGCCCAGTCGATCGGCGAGCCCGGCACGCAGCTCACGATGCGCACCTTCCACACCGGTGGTTCGGCGTCGGCCGAGGACATCACGCAGGGTCTGCCGCGCGTGCAGGAGCTGTTCGAGGCCCGCACTCCGAAGGGCGCCTCCCCGATCGCCGAGTCCGACGGACGCATCACGATCGAGGAGACCGACCGGGCCCGCAAGGTGATCCTCACGCCCGACAACGGCGACGAGCCGCACGTCTACCCCGTGCTGCGTCGTGCGACCCTCCTCGTCGAGGACGGGCAGCACGTCACGGTCGGCCAGCCCCTCCTGGTCGGCACGCTCGACCCGAAGGAGATCATGCGCGTGCAGGGTGCTCGCGAGGTGCAGAAGTACCTCGTGGGCGGCGTGCAGGGCGTCTACCGCTCGCAGGGTGTGCCGATCCACGACAAGCACATCGAGGTCATCGTGCGCCAGATGCTGCGCAAGGTCACCGTCGTCGACCACGGCGACACGACCCTGCTGCCGGGTGAGCTCGTCGACTCGCGTCGCTTCATCGACATGAACCGCCAGGCGGTCGGCGAGGGCAAGCGCCCCGCGTCGGGTCGTCCGGAGCTCATGGGTATCACGAAGGCGTCGCTCGCCACCGAGTCGTGGCTGTCGGCCGCGTCGTTCCAGGAGACGACGCGCGTCCTGACGCAGGCGGCGATGGAGGGCAAGAGCGACCCGCTCATGGGCCTCAAGGAGAACGTCATCATCGGAAAGCTGATCCCGGCCGGAACCGGACTTGCGAAGTACCGCAACGTCTCGGTCGAGGCGACGGAGGAGGCCAAGAGCGAGCGGTACCCCAACCGCATCTTCGCGTCCGACGGTGCGTACTCGGAGGCCGACCTGAGCTTCGTCGACTTCGACAGCTTCTCGACGGACGACTTCACGCCCGGCACCTACAACTGATCGAGGCGAGGCGAGCGAGCTTGCTCGTTCAGCCGAGCCGATGGAAAGTCGTCGAGCGACGACGTCGCGAACACAACTGAGCCGATCGGGATGCCTCACGCCGAGGCATCCCGTGAACTCGATGAAGACCCTCGGCCTGCGGCCGGGGGTCTTCGTCGTCTCCCGGTCGGGGTCGTGAGCGGGTCACGGAGGGCGCGCCGCGCGCCCGATGCCGTCGCGCACCCTTACCGTGAAGGGGGGTGATGGGGATGATCGGCGGCCGCAACGGCTGGATCGCCTGGCCCGCCGGCCTGCTGTGCGCCGGCGTGGTCGGTGGGCTCGTGTGGCTTGCCGCGCCCGCCGTGCCCTCGGCCGTCCTCTTCGTCGGGAACACCCTCCGCAACGCCGCCCCGACGTGGGACGAGCCGCGGGCCCTGCCGACCGACGTGCCGCTGACCGAGGACTGCCGGTCGCTCTATCCGGGCCTGCTGTGGATCGCGCTCGGCTGGAACCCGGAGGTCGTGCTGGCGCAGTCGACGGCGCTTCCGGCGACGTCGGCCGTCGCGGTGCGCGATGCGCTCCAGCCGAAGGTCCGCATGACGTGCTTGTGGCGCGACAGTGCCGGCGGATCGGTTTCCACGACTCTGGCGACGGTGGATGCTGCGGCCTCCGATGTCGCGCAGCCGGCCCTGACGGCGGCCGGCTTCGCGTGCGTCGCGAGCGGTGACGGCATCCGCTGCACGAAGACGACGGGGACCACGATCGAGGACGAGATCGTGCGCGACGGCATGTGGCTGTCGACGACCGAGACCGGCTGGCATCCACCCGGGTACACCGACCAGCTGGCGGCGCGCCTCTGGCCGTGATGCGTCTCAGCCGAAGACGCGGGCGACGACGCTGCTGGTGTAGCCGCTCGGCGCGAGATTCGAGAACGCGGTGTCGATCATGATGCCGTCGCGCCAGAACAGCGTGCGGCCGTCCGTCACCGGGTACCGCGCGTCCTGCCAGGTCTTCTCGCAGCGGGTGCCGCCGTCCGGCGTGTAGCACGTGTACCCCTGGGCGGCGAACTGGTTGAGCTTGTCGAGCGCCGGTCCGCGCGACATCCGCGTGATCCGGGTGGTGAGGTTCGTCGTGTCGGCGCTCGGCGAGCCCCAGATGCACACGAGGCCGCCGTTCACGACGCCGGAGGGACCGAAGGCCGGATCGTTCAGTGGAACGTCCTTCAGCTGCGCGAGAACCCCCTCGGAGACGATGGCGCGGCAGTCGGTCGGCATCGCCACGAGAGTGGACGTCGGCGATGGAGTGGCGCTCGGGGTGTCGTCGGGTGCGTTCGCGGCGGCCGACGCCGACCTCGACCGCGTGGGGGTCGGGTCGGGCGCGCAGCTGACGAGCACGACGGCCACGGCGACGATGAGGATGGATGCCGCCGTCAGCAGCGCCAGCATGCCTCTGCGTCGTCGCATGGCCACACCATAACGATCCGGGACGACACACGGCGGATCGACACTCGCCCGGCACGCCTCCTCTGCCGCGTCGGCACCGCAGGCTAGCCTCGCACTGCGGGGAGGGGCGCTCCCCGCGTGAGGAGCAGCGGAATGAGCGACAACGAGCCGCGCGTCGGCGAGCCGGTCCAGGAGCCGAGCGGCGTCGATGACGTCGTCGGAAGCGCCAACGAGGGGCTCTCGGATGCCGAGGCCGCTCGCACGGGCGCCGCCGCCGGCGACGTACCCGTCTCCGCGCCCGCATCCCCCGCGGAGCCCGCCGGTGCATCCGAGCCGGTCGGTGCATCCGAGCCGGTCGCCGCGTCGGCCGACGCGCACGATGCGCCCGCCGCGGCGGACGAGCCGGCGTCCGTGGCACCCGGCGAGAAGCCGGAGGCGGTCGCGCCGGCGGACAAGCCCGTCGAGAACCCCGCCGAGAAGGCCGTTGCCGAGCCCGATCCGTGGGAGTCGCCGGAAGCCGCGTCGCTCGCGTACACGCCCGAATACTCGTCCCCCGAGACCGTCGCGTCGACCGCCGGCGCCGCTCCGATCGCCGCGAGCGAGCCGGCCCTCGCCCCTGCGGCTGCCGCCGCGGCTGCCGCGCCCGCCGCGAGCTACCCCGCCCAGCAGCCGATCTTCGTCCAAGCGCCCGAGGCGCCCCGCCCACGTGGCAATCGCGGCGCAGCAGGCGCGATCGGCCTCGTCGCCGCCGCATCCTTCGCCGTCCTCTATCTGGCGGTCTGGTTCTCGACCGACCTGCTCTCGAAGAAGGCCTCGTTCACCGGGATCCTCGACTGGCTCGGCGCCGCTCTCGCGACGTGGACGCTGTGGGTGCCGGTCGTCGTCTTCTTCCTCGCCTTCTGGCTGCTCGGCGCGATCATCAACCGCGGCCGCTGGGGGCTGTGGGTGATCTTCGGCCTGCTCGTCGGATTCGTCGCCTACGGCGGCTACCTGCTCGGCGTGGTGTGCCAGGCGCCGTTCTGGATGGTGACGGCCGGCGAGGCGCGCCGACTCGTCGAGACGCACCTGTTCAGCCCCCTCGCCGTCGCCTCGTTCATCATCGCGCGAGAGCTCACGATCTGGTTCGGCACCTGGGTCGCCGCCCGCGGCCGCAGGGTGACGCTGCAGAACCTCGAGGCGCAGCGCGAGTACGAGCGCACGCTCGAGGCCGGCCCGCAGCTGCACGTGCCGTGATCGAACGGCGCCGTCGCCGCTGACGGCGTGCACGCGAGCCCGGCGCCGGGTGCCCCTGCGCACGTAGTCTGGAGGGGTGGCCGCTGACCGGGAATCCGACGCGTCGCAGGGGCCTGTGCGCCCGCCGATCGCTCTCGCGTTCGCGCTCCTCGGCTTCGTCGCGCTGATGATCTTCGGCCTCGGCATGACGAGCCTCGCAACGGGCACCGATGTCATCTCGACGCCGGGATTCGGCCAGTTCCCGGGCATCTTCGGTCCGGTCTTCGCGGCTGTCGCCTTCGCCGGGGTCCTCTGGGCGTTCGTGCGCACCGCCTCTCCACGTCCCGCCGGTGCGTCGCCCCGAGCGGCGGGGCGCGGCGGTCCGCCCTCGTTCTGGGGAGCCCTGGTCGTCGCGATCGCGGCGTTCCTCGCCTACCTCATGGGCGTGGGTGTGGTCGCGATGATCGTCGGCGCCGACCCGGCGGCGGCCGTCGGCACCGTGGGCAGCCTCGCGACGGACTGGTACGGCCTGGTCGTCTTCGGGGCGGCGCTGATCGCCGCGTGGGCGGGCATCGCCCTGGTCCGGACGCACGCCGACCGTCCGCGCTGGCCCTGGGAGAAGCGTCCGCAGTAGCGCTCAGGACGGGCCGGTGCCGATCACAGACCGTCGAACTCGCCGGATGCGCCGTCGCGCGGGTCGAACGGCGCATCCAGCGATCGCGTGAGCTCTTCGAGCATCGCCTCGACCTGGGGTTCCACGTACTCGCCGACCGCCGATTGGATGCGCAGCCGGTGGTGCAGCAGCACCGTGCATATCTCCCGCCCGACCATGTTGGCGTAGTCGTCGGCCAGACCGACCTCCTGCCGGAGCGCCGCCTTGGCCTCTTCGGTCAGGGGTGGGAGCGCCGGGACGACCGCGTCCGCCTCTGCCGCGAGGCCGGCGAGGGTGAAGAGGAAGGGCGCACCCGGCAGCGGGTCGGGGTCGAGCGGCAGACCCTCGAACTCCGGCTCGAGATCCTCGGTCGGGCGGTAGCTGCGAGCCCGGTTGCGCGCGGCCTGCTGGTCGAGCTCGGCCTGCAGCATCGGCAGGTTGCGCGAGGTGTATTCCGCGACGGCGCGGTCGACGATCGTCTTGATCCGCACCGAGAGCCCGTGCTGCACGGCATGCGGAACGTCGGCGCCGAGCCCTGCGGCGGACAGCACGGGGGAGCCCAGGCACAGGCGGCACGGCGCGACCCGGCCGCGGTGCGTCGCCGGCTGCCAGCGCGGCAGCCAGCGCAGCCAGGCGTCGACGGCCTGGCTCACCTGCGTCTCGAGCGAGCGCTCCACACGACAACGGTATCCCGACGGTGCTTTCCACCGCGGAAATCCCGCTCTCTCGCCGCGCATCCGCTCCACGCGCCGCGGCGCGACGAGCGGAGCCTCCCGCTGTCCACAGCCCGGGATCGGCCGTCAGGACCCCTTGTTAGCATGGTCGGGCCTCACCGCCGGTCCTGCTGAGGCTCCACCAGCATGCACGGGGGTTCGATGCCGAAGCGCCTCCCGTCGACGCCGCCGGTCCTCCCCGGCCTCGCCTATGTACGTCCGCTCGGCTCGGGCGGCTTCGCCGACGTCTTCCTCTATGAGCAGGACATGCCTCGTCGCGCGGTCGCCGTCAAGGTGCTGCCGAGCGATGTGCGCGACCCCGGACTTCTGCGGATGTTCAACGCGGAGGCGGACGTGCTGGCGCACCTCAGCGCGCATCCGTCCATCGTCACCGTGTACCAGGCGGGCATCTCGGCGGACGGCCGCGCCTACATCGTCATGGAGTACTGCCCCGGTTCGCTGGCCCAGCGGTATCGGCGGGAGCGCATTCCGGTCGACGAGGTGCTCGCGATCGGGGTGCGGATGGCGAGCGCGCTCGAGTCCGCGCATCGCGCGGGGCTCGTCCACCGAGACGTGAAGCCGAGCAACATCCTGATCACGAGCTTCGGCGTGCCGGTGCTCGCCGACTTCGGGATCTCGGCGGCGCTCACCCCGACGGGCGGCGACGAGATCCTCGCGATGAGCGTGCCGTGGAGTGCTCCGGAGGTCGTCGCCGAGCACACGCCCGGGACCGTCGCGAGCGAGATCTGGAGTCTCGGCGCCACGATCTACTCCCTGCTCGCCGGGCACAGCCCTTTCGAGCGGCCGGAGGCGGGACAGAACTCCCGTGAGCAGCTGCGCCGTCGCATCGAGCGGGCTGCGTATCCCCGCATCCCTCGGGCGGACGTCCCGGACGAGCTCCAGGCGGTCCTGGCGAGGGCGCTCGCCCGCGATCCGGCGGACCGCTACCCGAGCGCCCTCGCGATGGCCGAGGCGCTGCGGGACGTGCAGCGCCGCGTGGGCCTCGCGCAGACGCCGGTCGAGGTGGCCGTCGACGAGTGGGCGCCGCAGGCGGCCGCGGTGGACTTCGCGGATGCCGCGCCGCGCGCCGTGCGGTCGAGCGTCGAGCACACGACCTCGCGGCGCACCCGCGACCCTGCGTCGCTCGTGGCGCAGGCGCGTGACGAGGACTCCACCACCATGGCCGCCGTGCCGCGTCGGCGCCGCGTGTGGCCGTGGGCTCTCGGCGCGGGGGTCGTGTCCGCCGTCGCCGTCGGCGCCGCGTGGTGGCTGCAGGCGGTCGGCCGGTGAGGCGGCGCAGCGCGATCGCCGCGCTGGTCGCGGGTGCGGCTGTGGTCGCATCCATCGTCGTCGTCAGCGTGGTGTGGCCCGGACTCGACGCGAAGCAGACTCCGCCGACCGACAGCGCGGTGTGGGCGCTGCAGACCGGATCCGGGCGGCATTACGCCCGGGTCAACACGGCGATCGGCGAGCTCGACACCGTGCGCGATGTGGCCAACCCCTCCGCGGTCGCGCAGACCGACGACGGGGCGTTCCTCTTCTCCGAGAGCTTCGGCAAGCTGACGCGCATCGATGCGGCGCTGCCCGCGAACCTCGACGACGAGGCGCTGCGTGCGGCGCCGTCGACGCCGGCAGGGACGGTGGAGGTCGCCACCGGCGGGCGATGGGTCGCCTATCGCACCGACAGCGGCGCGGTGTGGGCGGGCGCGCTCGGTGCGGCGCCTGTGCAGGTGGATGCGGGCGACACGCGCCCGCTCGCCGCCACGGCGATCGCCGTCGACGACGGCGGGACGCTGTTCGCATACTCATCCGCAT
This genomic window contains:
- a CDS encoding serine/threonine-protein kinase, which codes for MPKRLPSTPPVLPGLAYVRPLGSGGFADVFLYEQDMPRRAVAVKVLPSDVRDPGLLRMFNAEADVLAHLSAHPSIVTVYQAGISADGRAYIVMEYCPGSLAQRYRRERIPVDEVLAIGVRMASALESAHRAGLVHRDVKPSNILITSFGVPVLADFGISAALTPTGGDEILAMSVPWSAPEVVAEHTPGTVASEIWSLGATIYSLLAGHSPFERPEAGQNSREQLRRRIERAAYPRIPRADVPDELQAVLARALARDPADRYPSALAMAEALRDVQRRVGLAQTPVEVAVDEWAPQAAAVDFADAAPRAVRSSVEHTTSRRTRDPASLVAQARDEDSTTMAAVPRRRRVWPWALGAGVVSAVAVGAAWWLQAVGR
- a CDS encoding spermidine/putrescine ABC transporter substrate-binding protein yields the protein MERSLETQVSQAVDAWLRWLPRWQPATHRGRVAPCRLCLGSPVLSAAGLGADVPHAVQHGLSVRIKTIVDRAVAEYTSRNLPMLQAELDQQAARNRARSYRPTEDLEPEFEGLPLDPDPLPGAPFLFTLAGLAAEADAVVPALPPLTEEAKAALRQEVGLADDYANMVGREICTVLLHHRLRIQSAVGEYVEPQVEAMLEELTRSLDAPFDPRDGASGEFDGL